In the genome of Paenibacillus sp. FSL R5-0766, one region contains:
- a CDS encoding glycosyltransferase, translating to MRKTRATARYATRSNVTRRKTVLKKRKWKSGHKKGTKAYTFVIPSKQLMSQAKDGVENGAENGMSDAPSHRDVSQRPMLSVIIPAMNEEKRIGAVVREARRICRDAEVLVVVNGSTDGTANAAKRAGARVLTYAEALGHDGGRKVGAAAAYGQVLLFTDADIAIPAEHLAPYVKAVLKGTDVALNDYHGPVTHHPVHPVVEAKHMLNSILARSDLRGASMTAIPHAISRKGLEVMGISSLEVPPLAQAKAVIGGLRVRAVHHVPVGRMNAVRIKKRSGPDPLSQVVLNDHMAAIKWITDTLGPRGGYTDLKRVRNLAR from the coding sequence TTGCGCAAAACCCGTGCCACAGCACGTTATGCAACCCGATCCAATGTGACACGAAGAAAAACAGTACTGAAGAAACGAAAATGGAAGTCTGGACACAAAAAGGGTACAAAGGCCTATACGTTCGTTATTCCATCCAAACAGCTGATGTCACAGGCTAAGGATGGAGTAGAGAATGGAGCGGAAAATGGCATGAGTGATGCTCCTTCACACAGGGATGTTTCTCAGCGACCGATGCTCTCGGTCATTATTCCTGCTATGAATGAGGAGAAAAGGATTGGTGCAGTTGTCCGTGAAGCGCGGCGGATATGCCGTGATGCTGAAGTGCTTGTCGTTGTGAATGGTTCAACAGACGGTACGGCTAACGCAGCCAAACGGGCTGGAGCACGAGTGCTCACGTATGCAGAAGCGCTGGGGCATGATGGAGGACGAAAAGTAGGCGCGGCAGCTGCCTATGGTCAGGTGTTGTTATTTACTGATGCAGATATCGCAATTCCCGCAGAGCACCTTGCGCCTTACGTGAAGGCTGTGCTGAAGGGAACGGATGTGGCGCTTAACGACTACCATGGGCCGGTCACTCATCATCCCGTTCATCCGGTAGTGGAGGCCAAACACATGTTGAACAGCATACTCGCAAGATCCGATCTCCGGGGGGCATCCATGACAGCTATTCCACATGCAATAAGCCGAAAAGGACTTGAGGTCATGGGCATATCCTCACTGGAAGTTCCGCCACTCGCACAAGCCAAGGCTGTGATCGGCGGACTTCGGGTACGCGCTGTTCATCACGTACCTGTGGGTAGAATGAATGCAGTACGAATCAAGAAGCGAAGCGGACCTGATCCGCTAAGTCAGGTGGTACTGAATGATCATATGGCAGCGATCAAGTGGATTACGGATACGCTCGGTCCCCGCGGAGGTTATACCGATCTGAAACGTGTTCGCAACCTGGCGAGGTAA
- a CDS encoding glycosyltransferase family 2 protein → MTLTSMIIPTYNGLDLIRPCIDAIRQYSGDPASYEIIVVDNGSTDGTAEYCALERIRFVRFPDNRGFPAACNAGLRAACGDELLLLNNDVTVTPRWLENLRTALYSDASIGITGPVTNYASGIQQIKLQFRDMEHFQELANSNNVADSSRWREVRRIVGLCMLMKRDVVESVGLLDEAYSPGHYEDDDYCYRARLQGYRLLVCGDVLVHHQGSASFQKTDPVAWKQLLERNRSIFMNKWHVDPLEYMDISDEGGNVE, encoded by the coding sequence ATGACACTGACGAGTATGATTATCCCAACTTACAATGGGCTGGATCTGATCAGGCCCTGCATCGATGCCATACGTCAATACTCGGGCGATCCTGCGTCATATGAAATTATCGTGGTAGATAACGGTTCGACGGATGGAACGGCTGAATATTGTGCGCTGGAGCGAATTCGATTTGTAAGGTTCCCGGACAATCGGGGGTTTCCGGCAGCGTGTAACGCTGGACTTCGTGCAGCTTGCGGGGATGAGTTGTTGCTGTTGAACAATGATGTTACGGTCACGCCCCGTTGGCTGGAGAACCTGCGAACGGCTCTGTACAGTGACGCAAGTATTGGAATCACGGGTCCTGTTACGAATTATGCAAGCGGCATCCAGCAGATTAAACTGCAGTTTCGGGACATGGAACATTTTCAGGAGTTGGCCAATTCCAATAATGTTGCGGATTCTTCAAGGTGGAGGGAAGTACGCCGGATCGTCGGTCTGTGCATGCTGATGAAACGAGATGTCGTGGAATCGGTTGGACTGCTTGACGAGGCATATTCTCCGGGACACTATGAGGATGACGATTATTGTTATAGAGCAAGATTGCAGGGATATCGCCTGCTGGTATGTGGAGATGTTCTCGTGCACCATCAGGGAAGTGCCAGCTTCCAGAAGACAGATCCGGTAGCGTGGAAACAGCTGCTTGAGCGTAATCGTTCGATTTTTATGAACAAATGGCATGTCGATCCGCTTGAATATATGGACATATCCGATGAAGGAGGGAACGTGGAATGA
- a CDS encoding glycosyltransferase family A protein: MKGRSGVVRRRRTTNRQTTAGRTVMNKRFRKKKHVDIQKTRRSRAKSGQVDLHLMWKAGQVAGSEAKANNTVSEKHARLVWNAHAVNVAELSNFELALKAGKAFMQGYAQASGHSFQIVPLPLRHSAAAIVCACNEEHTLGQVLLQLKRLPLTDIIVVLNGTTDDSLKQVLRQPGLTVIYEPDRAGHDVGRALGAKMTDAETVLFVDGDMVVSAEQLAPFLFAVDRGQDVALNNLTSLLPAFAGQDEVSRIKAYLNRTLGRADLGSNSMTAVPHALSRRMIQTVKPASLAVPPKAQSLAIQHGMNVSAPSQVDVIRSNRLRPGNTGSGNDVAKLIIGDHLEALATLLGTGWNPAQAHTLSRVEVAYRRNA, encoded by the coding sequence ATGAAGGGACGTTCAGGGGTTGTCCGCCGCAGGCGGACAACAAATAGACAAACGACAGCAGGAAGAACAGTAATGAACAAGCGTTTTAGGAAAAAGAAACATGTAGATATTCAAAAAACAAGAAGAAGCCGAGCAAAGTCTGGCCAAGTAGATCTGCACTTGATGTGGAAAGCGGGGCAAGTTGCAGGAAGCGAGGCAAAGGCAAACAACACAGTATCAGAAAAACATGCACGTCTCGTATGGAATGCACACGCGGTGAACGTTGCGGAGCTAAGCAACTTCGAGCTAGCCCTGAAAGCAGGTAAGGCATTTATGCAGGGTTATGCTCAGGCCTCGGGACATTCCTTCCAGATCGTGCCACTCCCTCTTCGTCATTCGGCTGCTGCCATTGTCTGTGCCTGTAATGAGGAACACACACTGGGGCAGGTGTTATTGCAACTAAAGCGGTTGCCTCTGACGGATATTATTGTGGTACTGAATGGAACGACAGATGACAGTTTGAAGCAGGTACTAAGGCAGCCGGGACTTACCGTAATCTATGAACCTGATCGGGCAGGACATGATGTCGGCCGGGCACTTGGAGCCAAGATGACGGATGCGGAGACGGTACTTTTTGTGGATGGAGATATGGTCGTCTCGGCTGAACAGCTTGCACCCTTTCTGTTCGCGGTTGATCGGGGACAGGATGTGGCGTTGAATAATCTGACGTCTCTGCTTCCTGCGTTTGCAGGGCAGGATGAGGTAAGCCGGATCAAAGCATATCTGAACCGAACATTAGGCAGGGCAGATCTGGGTTCCAATTCCATGACAGCTGTGCCTCATGCATTATCTCGTCGTATGATTCAGACCGTGAAGCCAGCATCACTGGCCGTTCCACCTAAGGCACAAAGTCTAGCTATTCAGCATGGAATGAACGTCTCGGCACCAAGTCAGGTGGATGTTATTCGTTCCAATCGGTTGCGTCCTGGTAACACGGGAAGTGGGAATGATGTCGCCAAATTGATCATCGGAGATCATCTGGAGGCACTGGCTACATTGCTGGGTACAGGTTGGAATCCAGCCCAGGCACATACACTCTCCCGTGTAGAAGTCGCTTACAGGAGGAACGCCTAA
- a CDS encoding M4 family metallopeptidase has translation MKFAKVMPTILGGALLLASVSSATAAPVSDQSIPLQAPYASEEGIPLNSGTDDTIFNYLGQQEQFLNSDVKSQLKIVKRNTDTSGVRHFRLKQYIKGIPVYGAEQTVHLDKTGAVSSALGDLPPIEEQAIPNDGVAEISGEDAIQIATEEATSRIGELGAAEITPQAELNIYHHEEDGQTYLVYITEVNVLEPAPLRTKYFINAVDGSIVSQFDLINFATGTGTGVLGDTKTLTTTQSGSTFQLKDTTRGNGIQTYTANNGSSLPGSLLTDSDNVWTDRAGVDAHAHAAATYDFYKNKFNRNGINGNGLLIRSTVHYGSNYNNAFWNGAQIVFGDGDGTTFRSLSGDLDVVGHELTHGVIEYTADLEYRNEPGALNEAFADIFGNTIQSKNWLLGDDIYTPNIPGDALRSLSNPTLYGQPDKYSDRYTGSQDNGGVHINSGIINKAYYLAAQGGTHNGVTVTGIGRDKAIQIFYSTLVNYLTPTSKFAAAKTATIQAAKDLYGANSAEATAITKAYQAVGL, from the coding sequence ATGAAATTTGCCAAAGTTATGCCAACAATTCTTGGAGGAGCTCTTTTGCTCGCTTCCGTGTCCTCTGCTACTGCAGCTCCAGTGTCTGATCAATCCATTCCACTTCAGGCCCCTTATGCCTCTGAGGAGGGTATTCCATTGAACAGTGGAACAGATGACACTATCTTTAATTATCTTGGACAGCAGGAACAATTTCTGAATTCCGATGTGAAATCCCAGCTCAAAATTGTCAAAAGAAACACAGATACATCTGGCGTAAGACACTTCCGCCTGAAACAGTATATTAAAGGTATCCCGGTTTATGGTGCAGAACAGACGGTCCACTTGGACAAAACCGGAGCCGTGAGCTCCGCACTTGGCGATCTTCCGCCGATTGAAGAGCAGGCCATTCCGAATGATGGTGTAGCCGAGATCAGCGGAGAAGACGCGATCCAGATTGCAACCGAAGAAGCAACCTCCCGGATTGGAGAGCTTGGTGCCGCGGAAATCACGCCTCAAGCTGAATTGAACATCTATCATCATGAAGAAGATGGCCAGACGTATCTGGTTTACATTACGGAAGTAAACGTACTGGAACCTGCCCCTCTACGGACCAAATATTTCATTAACGCAGTGGATGGCAGTATCGTATCCCAGTTTGACCTCATTAACTTTGCCACCGGAACAGGTACAGGTGTGCTTGGAGATACCAAAACCCTGACAACCACCCAATCCGGCAGCACCTTCCAACTGAAAGACACCACTCGCGGCAATGGCATCCAAACGTACACGGCAAACAATGGCTCCTCACTGCCTGGTAGCTTGCTCACGGATTCGGATAATGTATGGACCGATCGTGCAGGTGTAGATGCTCACGCTCATGCGGCTGCTACGTATGATTTCTACAAAAACAAATTCAACCGTAACGGTATTAATGGTAACGGATTGTTGATCAGATCAACCGTGCACTACGGCTCCAATTACAATAACGCCTTCTGGAACGGGGCACAGATTGTCTTTGGTGACGGAGATGGAACGACGTTCCGATCCCTGTCTGGTGATCTGGATGTTGTGGGCCATGAATTGACGCATGGCGTTATTGAATATACAGCCGATCTGGAGTACCGCAATGAACCAGGTGCACTTAATGAAGCCTTTGCCGATATTTTCGGTAATACGATCCAAAGCAAAAACTGGCTGCTCGGTGATGATATCTACACACCTAACATTCCAGGAGATGCGCTGCGCTCCCTCTCCAACCCTACATTGTATGGTCAACCTGACAAATACAGCGATCGCTACACAGGCTCACAGGACAACGGCGGTGTCCATATCAACAGTGGTATCATTAACAAAGCTTACTACCTTGCTGCTCAAGGCGGAACACATAATGGTGTAACTGTTACTGGAATCGGCCGGGATAAAGCGATCCAGATTTTCTACAGCACACTGGTGAACTACCTGACACCAACGTCCAAATTTGCAGCTGCCAAAACAGCTACCATCCAAGCTGCCAAAGATCTGTACGGAGCGAATTCTGCTGAAGCTACTGCCATTACCAAAGCGTATCAAGCTGTAGGCCTGTAA
- a CDS encoding WIAG-tail domain, with protein sequence MSKNGKKKVPTPKLRHVSPKFKELELTDRRADKMNSGFTVNREERLNTNKRDSRAVQESEEFLFESTELPASTNELEELEIEAKIMPEPVESDRKEVETQDSSEKQIQVSSLAPLALEEEQDIKKQEVTNKDRLQILNQNQMPGHTGHYIYTDDLSEFAVTESKLAPFSVDASKLKPDAVGSEALQDYAVTSIHIADGAIVSAKLAEASVSEEHLIDGSVSGHKIRNASIAGEKIRDGSITSQKLGNQVIDSAKIADGSIGTRHLSRMLVTEELIKNHAVTGDKIAISGVDTRHLTGGAVNTSKLADDAVTTSKIREAAVTGSKIEELSIESHHIQAGAVKQTHLAEGAVGRPQLLSGSIGSDQIEDGSIQTRHLAEGSLTGRHLLDGSIGSSQIRAHSVGKEQIGNGEVGSEHLTEGAVTSSKLADQSVGTAKLLEQSITASKISDQSVISSKIADEAVQGKHLAKGSIRAEHIANRGITPVHVDNSAIHSIHIASGSIEAAHLSAGSVSGDALADDVVCERHLAESAVGTYELQDAAVTDVKLADGSVTTEKLGTASVSSRALAPGSVISSHLASGGVTGTHLAPGSVGSEALRPYAVKSEHLTEHAVGVPHLQPGSVETDAIARSAVTTDKLAIDSVTSAQLAGGSIFPPHLTDHAVTSPKLSPESVATDKLADFAVTSAKLADGSVTSSKIMAESINAKHIPAGTIRGYHLKQHAVSLEHLSEEIRSPELFADGSITGNKLRHGSISADHLTADSVSGTELQQAAVGSEHLQPSVVQSVHLAEGSVKSDHLGTQVVGSQHLKPDIIHEEHIAEQVVTSHHLAPGSVETDHLAPLSITAAHLQPGLISGLHLQAESTSAVHLQQGAVHSRHIQDGEILPHHIHERSIGTSHLEEEAVSTIILQDESVTRSKLATGSVDGSKLAAGTVSATHIANESVQTRHIQEGAILADHIQECSIGSVHLDEEAVSSVHLQNGSVTSAKLADGSINGSKLLEGTVSGIHIASESVQPGHIQAGAIHADHIQERSIGTTHLEEEAVSAIHLQNGSVISAKLADGSVTGSKLIEDAVSGIHIASESVQSRHIQAGVILADHIQEHSIGMLHLEQEAVSAIHLQNGSVTSTKLADGSVTGSKLLEGAVSDIHIADDSVQSRHIQEGTILADHIQERSIGTAHLEEESVSAIHLQNGSVTSAKLADGSITGSKLLEGTVSGIHIASESVQSGHIQAGAIHAGHIQERSIGTAHLEEESVSAVHLQNGSVTSAKLADGSISGSKLLEDAVLGSHIASESVQSRHIQTGAILADHIQEHSIGTSHLEEEAISAVHLQNGSVTSAKLADGSVSSSKLLEDAVSDVHIANGSVQSRHIQERAIHADHIQERSIGISHLKAESVSAIHLHNGSITSAKMADGSVNGNKLLEGAVSAIHIADKSVQSRHIQDGTILADHIQERSIRTVHLEEELVSGIHLQNGSVTSAKLADGSVTGSKLGDQSITSNHLNAGIVGPAHLSVEIWNAIRQFSGETLEQLAAIKRQEGLLQPQNEGVQQSQQVIVEALPSAGLEQQQELISQTDQAQQPQLERSQEIVGTTEFMLSEQSITQEHLCDDAVGSSQLQSGAVQAKHLAFQPVRSVSKQPVVQQFGMEAFVLPESEVCTEVTVVFEESFASEHYVIVGMSNDRGFQISLLSQSEDEAVLEVSRTADCKHTYGLLSWIAAGPSQG encoded by the coding sequence ATGAGTAAAAATGGCAAAAAGAAGGTTCCAACGCCGAAACTGCGGCATGTGAGCCCGAAATTTAAGGAATTGGAACTGACTGATCGCCGGGCAGACAAGATGAACTCAGGTTTCACTGTGAATAGGGAAGAACGCTTGAATACGAATAAAAGGGATTCGAGAGCTGTTCAGGAGTCGGAAGAATTCCTATTCGAATCAACGGAGCTACCTGCTTCAACAAACGAGCTGGAAGAGCTAGAGATTGAAGCCAAAATCATGCCGGAACCCGTAGAGTCTGATCGCAAGGAAGTCGAGACACAAGATAGCTCGGAAAAGCAGATTCAGGTTAGCAGCTTGGCTCCGCTTGCTCTGGAAGAAGAGCAGGACATCAAAAAGCAGGAGGTGACAAACAAGGACCGGCTGCAGATCCTGAACCAAAACCAGATGCCGGGTCATACCGGACATTACATCTACACGGACGACTTGAGTGAATTTGCTGTTACGGAGAGCAAGTTGGCTCCTTTCTCTGTAGATGCTTCCAAGCTGAAACCGGATGCGGTCGGCAGTGAGGCATTGCAGGATTATGCGGTGACCAGCATTCACATTGCCGACGGGGCCATTGTTTCGGCGAAACTTGCGGAAGCGTCTGTATCTGAGGAGCACCTGATTGACGGTTCTGTGTCTGGTCATAAAATACGAAATGCTTCTATTGCCGGTGAGAAAATCAGAGATGGCAGTATTACTTCTCAGAAGCTTGGCAACCAGGTCATCGATTCGGCCAAAATTGCCGACGGTTCCATTGGCACAAGACATCTCAGCCGCATGCTGGTCACGGAAGAATTAATTAAGAATCATGCCGTGACCGGAGACAAGATCGCGATTAGCGGGGTGGATACAAGACATCTCACGGGGGGAGCTGTGAATACCTCCAAACTTGCTGACGATGCAGTGACTACGTCCAAAATTCGGGAAGCTGCTGTCACAGGCAGCAAAATCGAAGAACTATCCATCGAATCTCACCACATTCAGGCAGGTGCTGTTAAACAGACACATCTGGCAGAAGGGGCTGTCGGTCGTCCACAACTATTAAGTGGCAGTATTGGAAGTGACCAGATAGAGGATGGATCCATACAAACAAGACATTTAGCTGAGGGTTCACTAACTGGAAGACATCTCCTGGACGGTTCAATCGGATCAAGTCAGATTCGAGCTCATTCCGTTGGCAAGGAGCAGATTGGCAATGGAGAAGTGGGCAGTGAGCATTTGACGGAAGGTGCAGTAACCAGCAGCAAACTGGCAGACCAGTCTGTGGGAACAGCCAAATTGCTGGAGCAGTCCATTACGGCATCCAAGATCTCTGATCAGAGCGTCATTTCTTCCAAAATCGCGGATGAAGCCGTACAGGGTAAACATCTTGCCAAAGGGTCCATTCGTGCGGAACACATTGCGAATCGGGGAATTACACCGGTACATGTGGACAATTCCGCAATTCACTCTATTCACATTGCAAGTGGAAGCATCGAGGCAGCTCATCTATCTGCCGGAAGTGTGTCCGGAGACGCTCTTGCAGACGACGTGGTGTGTGAGCGGCATCTTGCAGAGTCGGCCGTGGGTACGTATGAATTGCAGGATGCTGCCGTTACAGACGTTAAACTCGCGGATGGAAGTGTGACAACAGAAAAGCTTGGAACGGCATCAGTAAGTAGCAGAGCGCTTGCCCCGGGAAGTGTTATATCCTCGCATCTTGCGAGTGGTGGAGTCACAGGGACACATCTGGCTCCAGGCAGCGTGGGTTCCGAGGCCCTAAGACCTTATGCAGTGAAATCAGAACATCTGACAGAACATGCCGTAGGTGTACCTCATCTTCAGCCGGGCAGTGTTGAAACGGATGCGATTGCACGGTCCGCGGTCACAACAGACAAATTGGCTATTGATAGTGTAACTTCAGCCCAGCTGGCTGGCGGGTCCATTTTTCCGCCTCATCTAACAGATCATGCGGTTACCTCCCCCAAGCTCTCACCAGAAAGTGTTGCCACAGATAAACTGGCGGATTTTGCTGTTACGTCAGCTAAACTGGCAGACGGCAGCGTGACTTCTTCCAAGATTATGGCAGAGAGTATTAACGCCAAACATATTCCAGCAGGAACCATTCGCGGATATCACCTGAAGCAGCATGCCGTTTCACTGGAACATTTGTCGGAAGAAATACGCTCGCCCGAGTTATTCGCTGATGGCAGTATTACCGGCAACAAACTTCGGCATGGCTCCATAAGTGCGGACCATTTGACAGCAGACTCGGTATCCGGGACAGAACTGCAACAGGCTGCTGTAGGTAGCGAGCACTTGCAGCCATCCGTTGTACAATCCGTCCATTTGGCTGAAGGCAGCGTGAAGTCTGATCATTTGGGGACTCAAGTAGTGGGCTCACAGCATCTGAAGCCAGACATTATTCATGAGGAGCATATTGCTGAACAGGTGGTTACGTCGCATCACTTGGCACCCGGATCTGTCGAAACAGACCATCTGGCACCTTTATCCATTACAGCAGCTCACCTTCAGCCAGGTTTGATCAGTGGTTTGCATCTTCAGGCAGAGTCAACAAGTGCTGTTCACCTGCAGCAAGGAGCTGTGCATTCCCGTCATATTCAAGATGGTGAGATTCTTCCTCATCATATCCATGAACGCAGCATCGGAACATCTCATCTGGAAGAAGAAGCGGTAAGTACGATTATTTTGCAGGATGAATCTGTAACACGCTCCAAATTAGCAACGGGTAGTGTGGATGGCAGCAAATTAGCTGCAGGAACCGTATCGGCTACTCACATTGCCAATGAAAGTGTGCAAACCCGTCATATCCAAGAAGGCGCAATCCTTGCTGATCATATTCAAGAGTGCAGTATTGGCTCAGTTCATCTGGATGAGGAGGCTGTAAGTTCGGTTCATTTGCAAAATGGATCTGTAACAAGTGCCAAACTGGCGGATGGCAGTATAAACGGCAGCAAATTGCTTGAAGGAACCGTATCGGGGATTCATATTGCGTCCGAAAGTGTGCAACCCGGGCACATTCAGGCAGGGGCTATTCATGCTGACCATATTCAGGAGCGGAGCATCGGCACAACCCATCTGGAGGAGGAAGCAGTAAGTGCGATTCACCTGCAAAATGGGTCTGTCATCAGTGCCAAACTGGCCGACGGCAGTGTAACCGGCAGTAAGTTGATCGAAGATGCGGTGTCAGGAATCCATATCGCCTCTGAAAGTGTGCAATCCCGCCATATCCAGGCAGGAGTAATCCTTGCTGATCACATTCAGGAGCACAGCATCGGCATGCTTCACTTGGAACAGGAAGCAGTAAGTGCCATTCATCTGCAAAATGGATCTGTAACAAGTACCAAGTTGGCCGATGGCAGTGTAACCGGCAGCAAGTTGCTTGAAGGAGCAGTATCAGATATCCACATTGCAGACGATAGTGTGCAATCCCGTCATATTCAAGAGGGAACAATCCTTGCTGATCATATTCAAGAGCGGAGCATCGGCACAGCACATTTGGAAGAGGAGTCGGTAAGTGCCATTCATTTGCAAAATGGATCTGTAACGAGTGCCAAACTGGCGGATGGCAGTATAACTGGCAGCAAGTTACTTGAAGGTACGGTATCCGGGATTCATATCGCATCGGAAAGTGTGCAATCCGGGCATATTCAGGCAGGAGCTATTCATGCTGGTCATATTCAGGAGCGAAGTATCGGCACAGCCCATCTGGAAGAGGAATCAGTAAGTGCGGTTCATCTGCAAAATGGGTCCGTCACAAGTGCCAAATTGGCTGATGGTAGCATTAGCGGCAGCAAATTGCTCGAAGATGCTGTATTGGGGAGCCATATCGCATCGGAAAGTGTGCAAAGTCGCCATATCCAGACAGGAGCGATCCTTGCTGATCATATTCAGGAACATAGCATTGGTACGTCCCATCTGGAGGAGGAAGCAATAAGTGCGGTTCATCTGCAAAATGGGTCCGTAACAAGTGCCAAACTGGCCGATGGCAGTGTGAGCAGCAGCAAACTGCTTGAAGATGCGGTGTCGGATGTCCATATTGCCAATGGAAGTGTGCAATCCCGTCATATCCAAGAGAGAGCCATACATGCTGACCATATTCAAGAGCGAAGCATTGGGATCTCCCACCTCAAAGCGGAATCGGTAAGTGCGATTCACCTGCACAATGGTTCCATAACAAGTGCCAAAATGGCTGACGGCAGTGTGAACGGTAATAAATTACTTGAAGGTGCGGTATCGGCTATTCACATAGCAGACAAAAGTGTGCAATCTCGTCATATTCAGGATGGAACCATTCTTGCTGATCATATTCAGGAACGCAGTATTCGCACAGTCCATCTGGAAGAGGAATTGGTAAGCGGAATTCACCTGCAGAATGGATCCGTAACGAGCGCCAAACTAGCTGATGGCAGTGTAACTGGCAGCAAACTGGGTGACCAAAGCATTACCTCCAATCACTTGAATGCGGGAATTGTTGGTCCTGCCCATTTAAGTGTAGAGATCTGGAATGCGATTCGTCAGTTCAGTGGAGAAACGCTGGAGCAGCTGGCAGCTATCAAAAGACAAGAGGGATTGCTTCAACCACAAAATGAAGGTGTACAGCAATCACAGCAGGTCATTGTCGAGGCATTGCCGAGTGCTGGTCTGGAGCAACAACAAGAGCTGATATCCCAAACAGATCAGGCTCAGCAACCACAGCTTGAACGGTCACAGGAGATTGTTGGAACTACGGAGTTTATGTTAAGTGAACAATCGATTACACAGGAGCATCTGTGTGATGATGCTGTGGGCAGCAGCCAGTTGCAATCGGGGGCAGTTCAGGCCAAACATCTGGCCTTCCAGCCCGTTCGCAGCGTAAGCAAACAACCGGTTGTACAACAATTCGGGATGGAAGCTTTTGTACTGCCAGAGAGTGAAGTATGCACAGAGGTAACTGTTGTTTTTGAAGAATCATTTGCTTCAGAACATTATGTGATTGTGGGCATGAGCAATGATCGGGGATTCCAGATTTCCCTGCTCTCGCAGAGTGAGGATGAAGCGGTACTTGAAGTGTCACGTACAGCAGATTGCAAGCATACGTACGGATTGTTGTCATGGATTGCTGCGGGACCTTCGCAAGGATAG
- a CDS encoding sugar phosphate nucleotidyltransferase, with the protein MKGVILAGGTGTRLYPLTRLINKHLLPVGKHPMIMYGIDRLRQAGIDELLIVINKHSAGLYTEYLGGGADHGVKLTYRIQEKAGGIAEALDLATTFILPGEKFVVLLGDNLFSDDLKPYVDRYMQQPAGTARVLLKEVDDARRYGVPVFDPKHPERISYIEEKPSQPKTSYCVTGIYMYDDHVFNLIRNIAPSARGELEITDVNNHYASAGGLEYDILKKYWSDAGTFDSLQEAAVRMKGQLP; encoded by the coding sequence ATGAAAGGTGTAATTCTTGCCGGCGGAACAGGAACTAGACTGTATCCGTTGACCCGGCTCATTAACAAACATCTGCTTCCAGTCGGTAAACATCCGATGATTATGTATGGCATCGACAGGCTCCGCCAGGCAGGCATTGATGAACTATTGATTGTGATCAACAAACATTCCGCCGGGTTATATACAGAGTATCTTGGTGGCGGAGCGGATCATGGCGTGAAGTTGACTTATCGCATTCAGGAAAAGGCAGGCGGGATTGCGGAAGCGTTGGATCTGGCGACCACTTTTATTCTTCCTGGCGAAAAATTTGTAGTGCTTCTCGGAGATAATCTCTTCAGCGATGATCTGAAGCCTTATGTGGACCGTTACATGCAGCAACCTGCTGGTACAGCGCGAGTTCTGCTCAAAGAGGTGGATGATGCACGACGTTACGGGGTGCCTGTTTTTGATCCAAAGCATCCAGAGCGAATCTCGTACATCGAGGAGAAGCCAAGCCAGCCGAAAACCTCTTATTGTGTGACGGGCATATACATGTATGATGATCATGTATTTAACCTGATTCGCAACATTGCGCCGTCTGCGCGCGGAGAACTTGAAATTACGGATGTGAATAATCACTACGCGTCTGCTGGCGGACTGGAATACGACATTTTGAAGAAATACTGGAGTGATGCAGGTACATTTGATTCGCTCCAGGAAGCAGCTGTCCGTATGAAAGGACAACTGCCTTAA